In Leptolyngbya sp. NIES-2104, the genomic window TAAAAGCCCATGATGGCTTGATGCGGCTGTCCGGTTTTGAGCGCCACGCTCGACGGGTAATCTTCGGGCGGAAACGTTTTACCCGCTGCATCGATCGTTTGCCAAGGCGGATCAGTCGGAGTCGTCCCGATTAATTGCGTCGCTGTATATCCTAGAAGCTGTTCAACTCCAGCGTCACAAGCTTGCACTCGACCATCGGCAAGTTGAAGCAGCGTTCCCACTTGGAGAACAGAGGAGGTCGCTAGACTGCGGGCTTCTACTTGTTGAGTCATGATTTCAAGCGCATAGACAAACGAGCTAGCGCGATCGCAACTCGCGCTCCTTATCTAAGCTCTACCGAATGAGAGAAACAGTCATCTGTCTCACGAGTGAGGTACTGCAAATCGCGTCCGCTCTCAAAATCGCTTGACCAAACTTAATAAACCAGCGATCGCGAATGGAAAGAACCGCCTTTTGGTAGGATTGATAACTGAGATTGCCCATGAAAACGGCGATAAATCAGCAGTTGGAGGACTTATTTCGTGGAAAACACGCTTGGTTTAGAAATTATTGAAGTCGTGGAACAGGCGGCGATCGCCTCGGCGCGTCTCATGGGAAAAGGCGACAAGAATGAAGCCGATCGAGTCGCAGTAGAAGCAATGCGGGAACGCATGAACAAAATCTACATGCGCGGTCGGATCGTGATCGGAGAAGGGGAACGTGACGATGCCCCGATGCTGTACATCGGTGAAGAAGTGGGAATTTGCTCACAGCCGGATGCCGCAACTTTCTGTAACGTCGAGGAATTGATCGAAATCGACATCGCAGTTGACCCTTGTGAAGGTACGAACCTGTGCGCGTACGGTCAGCCTGGATCGATGGCAGTCTTGGCAATCTCCGAAAAAGGCGGCTTGTTCGCGGCTCCTGACTTCTATATGAAGAAACTCGCGGCTCCTCCGGCTGCAAAAGGCAAAGTCGATATTAATAAATCGGCAACCGAGAACCTGAAGATTTTATCGGAGTGCTTGGATCGCTCGATCGATGAATTGGTCGTGGTCGTGATGAAACGCGATCGACACAAGGACTTGATCAAAGAAATTCGGGAAGCAGGTGCACGAGTTCAACTGATTAGCGATGGAGATGTCGGCGCGGCGATTAACTGCGGTTTCGCTGGAACCAACATTCACGCGCTGATGGGCATCGGTGCGGCTCCTGAAGGGGTGATTTCTGCGGCGGCGCTTCGCTGTTTGGGCGCACACTTTCAGGGTCAGTTAATCTACGATCCTGAAGTGGTACAAACCGGACTCATCGGAGAAAGCAAAGAAGCGAATATCAATCGCCTCAAGGAAATGAACATCACCGATCCGGACAAGGTTTACTCTGCCGAAGAACTCGCATCCGGTGAAACCGTCTTGTTTGCAGGAACAGGAATTACTCCGGGCAACATCATGAACGGTGTCCGATTCTTCAAAGGTGGCGCGAGAACTCAAACCTTGGTTATTTCTAGCCAATCGAAGACGGCGCGATTTGTGGACACGATCCACATGTTTGATCAACCGAAGATCGTTCAATTGCACTAACTAGGATGTTTAGAGAGTGTGGAAAGTCTCTCCGCTGCGTTGCGCTCTCGCCCTGAAATGAATTTCGGGCTAATGGGCGAAAGTCTACTGAAGTAGACTAAGAGCAAGTTTCGAGTTCTTAGTTCATTTCTAATGGACTTGCGTCGATTAGCCCGAAATTCCATTTCAGGGCGGGGCAGGGCAACGACGAAGACTTTTCAAACATCCTCTAAAACCGGAACAAGGTGAGAGAGAATGAAAGAGAGCGTTGGCTTTCATTCTCTCTTCATCGTCCTTCACCTTGATTGATTTATTAGAGCGCTTTTTAATATGAACATTGCTGTTGTTGGGCTAACTCACAAAACTGCACCCGTCGAAGTTCGTGAGAAACTGAGCATTCCTGAACCCGTTTGTGATAAAGCGATCGCACAACTTTGTAGCTACCCGCACATCGAAGAGGTAGCCGTTTTGAGCACCTGCAATCGTCTGGAACTCTATCTCGTGACTTCTGACACGGAACAGGGAATCCGCGAAGTCAATCAATTTTTATCAGAACACAGTAAATTGCCGAGTTCTCGTCTGCGTCCTTATCTGTTCACGTTGCTGCATCAGGATGCTGTGATGCACTTGATGAGAGTGGCATCGGGACTCGATAGCTTGGTGCTCGGTGAAGGTCAGATTCTCGCGCAGGTAAAACAGTGTCACAAGCTCGGACAACAGCATCGCGGTATTGGGCGCGTTTTGAATCAATTATTTAAGCAAGGCATTAGTGCAGGAAAGCGAGTCAGAACCGAAACCAGCATCGGAACGGGTGCGGTGTCGATTAGTTCTGCTGCGGTGGAATTG contains:
- the glpX gene encoding class II fructose-bisphosphatase is translated as MENTLGLEIIEVVEQAAIASARLMGKGDKNEADRVAVEAMRERMNKIYMRGRIVIGEGERDDAPMLYIGEEVGICSQPDAATFCNVEELIEIDIAVDPCEGTNLCAYGQPGSMAVLAISEKGGLFAAPDFYMKKLAAPPAAKGKVDINKSATENLKILSECLDRSIDELVVVVMKRDRHKDLIKEIREAGARVQLISDGDVGAAINCGFAGTNIHALMGIGAAPEGVISAAALRCLGAHFQGQLIYDPEVVQTGLIGESKEANINRLKEMNITDPDKVYSAEELASGETVLFAGTGITPGNIMNGVRFFKGGARTQTLVISSQSKTARFVDTIHMFDQPKIVQLH